The nucleotide window AAAGACTCCTCACCGCTGGAACGTTGGCGACATAGGCCGGTAAGTACACGAGCCTGAGCAGGGGGTGGAGCAGTGCGGCTGGAATAGCCAGTCCACCCAGGGGACCCGTTTGCATGACTGCCAACAGCGCCAGAAGTGCTGCGGGTGCATGCAAGGTGAAGGATTCAAAACTGTTCTGATGGGCCCAGCTGGCTCTCTGCCCCCACGCGGGAAGACGCTCGAACATGGCTCGTGGCGCCTTCATGTCGCTCAGGGTGTAGTCGGCCTGGGATCGGGCCGCGCCAAGGGGCACGATGCTGACGATCACCACGCCACCAGACAGCACCAGTGACCAGGCGTAGGGGGCCACAGAAGCTTGAGTCAGGAGGTCGATCAGATTCACGGCCAAGAGCGCAATCACTTAGACGATAGGAATCGACCGGATTGCAATGCGCTCCGTTCGCTCTGGCTGATTCTTCGTGGATGAGCACTTAGCCGTTCTTGCTTGATTTCAAAAACACTGCTTCTGCGCACCCCCCCTGTTCGAACGAATTGGAGCCCGACGGCTCACAGATCCGTGTCTATCTCTGTCGAGGATCTCAAGGCCTGAATGGGACCCAAGCCATGATCAATCAATACTTCGAACCATACCGAATAAAAAATTCAGAGGAATGTTGCTGCCCCAGCGCTAGAATACGCAAAGAAAGAATCTGATCGATGGCAACGTATTCCTTTGATGTGGTTTCTGATTTCGATCGACAGGAGCTGGTTAATACCCTTGATCAGGTTCGCCGTGATGTTGGGCAGCGTTACGACCTTAAGGACTCCAAGACAGATATTGAGCTTGAGGATGCAGCAGTCGTGATTACAACCGCTAGTGATATGACCTTGCAGGCTGTTGAGGATGTTCTCCGTGCCAAGGCGACCAAACGCAATCTGTCTTTGAAAATCTTTGATTTTCAAGCTCCTGAGGCGGTTGGAGGTAACCGCGTTAAGCAGGTCATTCAACTCAAGAAAGGACTCAGTCAAGAGCTGGCAAAGAAAATGAGCAAGATCGTGCGTGATGAGCTTAAAAAAGTCACGGTGGCTATCCAGGGTGAAAGTCTTCGTGTTACAGGCAAAAGTAAAGATGACTTGCAACAGGTGATTCAGTTGTTGCGGTCCAAGGAGGATGAGCTTGATGTTCCTCTTCAGTTTGAGAACTATCGCTGATTTATAGATTCAGATTGAGCTGAACTCCACCGGCCCAGATCCCTTGAACTTTGCCTTCACCGCCTGGGTTGATCACCCACTGCAAGACTGGTTGTAGCTGAACTGTTTCGGATAAATAAATTGAATAATTGAGCTCAATCACACCTTCATACGTAGTTCCGGGAGAAAGGTTTGGGCTGAAGCTGGTTCGGCTCACACCAAGTGCCAGAACATCACGCGGACGATGGCTCAGAATTCCCTGGGACAACCATCCGCCTCCAAGGTAGGAGGGGAAGGGATTATTCCCTGGATCGAGACTGATGCGTCCTGCGGCCCAAAGTCGGTTGTCCATTCCTAGGGGAAGTTGCAATGGCCAGGTGAGCGAGCCGTAAATCCCACGATTCCGGCCTGAACCCACATCTCCCGTTCGATTTGTTGGGAGCTGAGTGGAGGCGATGTAGCCCCCGAGTTGTGCTTCCGGGGCAGGCAAGGTTCGCTCAACGGTGATGCGGCTGTTGCCTAGAGGAATCGGTTCAAGAAGATCCTGGCGTGATCTCAGTGGATTGGTGCTCCACTGCATGGCCTGGACGCTCCCCCTCACCTGTGGCTGCTCAGGGTTGACTCCCAGGCTGGAGGCGATCGATGTTTCTGGATCGAGATAGAAATATCCATAGGTGAATGAGCCCATGCTCTCCGAGTGAGCCGCCACTTTCACCCCAGGGGTAACCAATGGATTGATGGGCAGGCCAACCACCAGAAGGTTGAGTGTGTTGTTGAGGGTTGAATTGATGTATGCATTCATCGCCGGCGTGACCAGAAAATCTGGATCCATCGACAGCAAGCCGGCTGATGCGCTCCACCAACTTTGGCCGCGATTGCGTTCCACACTGGCGGCCGTAATCCAGGTGCCAACCGGGTTCACCAAGGTTTGAAGAGTGAATTCTGAGCCGAGCTCCGTGTTGAGGTTGGGGTTCCCTGCTTGATTGGTGAGTTCGAGATTCACCTGCCAGTGATCCAGTTCCTTCCAGGTTGTTTCTGGCTTGTGAAAGCCGCTGCCTACGCTCAGTCCCACCACCGTGTTTTGAAACCAGCTGCTGGCCGAGGGGTCGAGGCCTCCTTGAATGCCACCTATCGGCTCAGCGGTGAACTGAATGCTGAAGTCAACCCAGTTCGGGAGACCGAGCAATGTCTGAAAAGGACCCGCTTTAAGAGGTGCGCCCAGCACCACAAACAACGTGGCAGCGCCGATGCACCTGATCGCGGAAGGCACTGGTGTTAGGCGATGTCAGCGAATGACTCGCGGAACGCTTGAAGTGTTGCTTCGATATCACCATCGGAATGCGCCAGGGATGTGAATCCGGCTTCAAAAGCGGAAGGTGCCAGGTAGACACCCCGTTGGAGCATCGCCCGATGCAGCTTGCCGAAGCGTTCAGCATCTGTGGCTTTCGCTTCTTCGAAATTGCGCACCGGACCCTCACAAAGGAAGAATCCGAACATTGCGCTGACGCTGCCCCCGGTGATCGGCATGCCGGCGGCTGATGCAGCTTCCTTGATTCCAGTGATGAGTTGTTCTGTTGCCGTGGTCAGCTTTTCGTAGGTGCCTGGCTGACGGAGCAGTTCAAGTGTCTTGATGCCAGCGGTCATGGCCAGAGGATTGCCGCTCAAGGTGCCCGCTTGGTACATCGGACCTGCGGGAGCCACCATCTCCATGATCTCGCGGCGTCCGCCGTAGGCACCTACGGGCAGACCGCCACCGATCACCTTGCCCATGGTGGTGAGGTCCGGAGTGACACCGAAATGTGCCTGGGCTCCCCCGTAACTGATACGGAATCCGGTCATCACCTCGTCGAAGACCAGCAAGGCTCCATGCTCCTTGGTGAGCTCTCGCAGACCCTCGAGAAAGCCTGGTTCGGGTTGGATGAAACCGGCATTGCCCACAATGGGTTCAAGGATCACTCCAGAAATGGCATCTGGATTTTCAGCGAACAGCTGCTTGACCGCTTCCAGGTCGTTGTAAGGAGCGGTGAGGGTGTTGGCTGTGGTGCTCCTGGGAACGCCAGGGGAGTCGGGGAGTCCGAGGGTGGCGACTCCAGAGCCAGCCTTCACGAGGAACATGTCCGCGTGCCCGTGGTAACAGCCCTCAAACTTGATTACCTTGTCGCGACCAGTGAAGGCCCGCATCAGACGCAGCACTGCCATGCAGGCCTCTGTGCCGCTGTTCACGAAGCGGACCATCTCCACGCTGGGTACAGCGTCGATCACCATCTCCGCCAGGGTGTTTTCGAGTGCACAGGGAGCTCCGAAGCTCGTGCCCTTCTCGATGGCTTCCTGCAGGGCACTGATCACTTCGGGATGGGCATGGCCGCAGATGGCAGGCCCCCAGCTGCCGATGTAATCGATGTATTTATTCCCATCCACATCCCATGCATAGGGACCCTTAACCCGATCGAAAACGATGGGTTGCCCCCCCACGGACCGGAATGCCCTCACCGGAGAGCTCACGCCACCGGGCATCAGAGCCTGCGCGGCACTGAACAACTCCTGTGAGCGGGTGGTGTTGAGAGTGGGTGCAGTCACGGGGGCGGAAGCCAATGGGCCGATGCAAACCGTGCCACATCCTGCCCCAAGAATGGCCCGAATCGCCGGAACTGTGTCGGAAGACAGAGTTTGACTGTGTTGCTGACTAGGTTAAGGGCGTCTTGCAAACCGGGAGTGGTTCACGACTGGGCAGCACTTGAGCGAGATCTGAAGCGTTTTCTCAGTCCTAAGGCTGTGGTTTCGCGCCGAGAGGAACTTCTCGTTTACGACTGCGACGGGCTCACCATGGATCGCCATGCGCCGCCTCTCGCCGTTCTTCCCAGAAGCACTGAAGAGGTTGCGGCGATCGTGGCCGCCTGTCATCGGTATTCCATCCCCTTTGTCGCCAGGGGAAGCGGGACTGGGCTCTCTGGGGGGGCTCTGGTGGAGGAGGACGCGCTCTTGATCGTGACCAGCCGAATGCGCAGGATCCTCGACGTGGATCTCAGCAATCAGACCATCACCGTGGAACCCGGTGTCATCAACAGCTGGGTGACCCGTGCCGTCGCAGGCGATGGCTTCTATTACGCGCCTGATCCTTCCAGCCAGGTGGTCTGCAGCATCGGTGGGAATGTTGCTGAGAACTCTGGTGGCGTTCACTGCCTCAAATATGGAGTCACGAGCAATCACGTGTTGTCGATGCAGGTTGTGTTGCCTGATGGCCAGGTGATGCAACTGGGACGGGACCTCTCAGAGACCTGCGCCATCGATCTGCGCGGAGCGTTCATCGGCAGCGAAGGCACGCTTGGCATCGCGACGGAAATCACGTTGCGTTTATTGCCAGCCCCTCAGGAGGTTGCTGTGCTCCTTGCTGACTTCCCCTCTATGGAGGCAGCTGGTGAGGCCGTAAGACGCATCACATCAGCTGGAGTACTGCCTGCCGGTCTGGAGATCATGGACCACACCTGCATCGAAGCTGTCAATGCTGCCTTCGCCGAGGAGGAATACCCCCCGAACGCTGGAGCTGTTCTCTTGATTGAGCTGGATGGCCAGGCTCTTGAAGTGAAGGAGGCAGTGGAGCTGGCCAGATGCCTTTGCCGCGAAGCGGGAGCGGGACGGGTTCGGGAGGCTTGGGATGAGACCGAACGGGCGAGGCTCTGGAGGGGCCGAAAAAGTGCGATCTCGGCTCTGGGGCGTCAGTGCCCCAGCTACTACCTGCAGGATGGCGTCGTTCCGCGAACGGCCCTCCCATCCGTTCTGGCTGCCATTGATCGCCTCAGCACTGATCATGGCCTTGTGGTGGCCAATGTGTTTCACGCCGGTGATGGCAACCTCCACCCGCTCATCCTTTATCGGGCCTCTGACCCTGGTGTGAACGAGAAGGTCAAGACCCTGGGTGCAGCCATCATGGAGCTTTGTCTTGAGGCAGGGGGAAGCATCAGCGGGGAACATGGCGTGGGCAGCGACAAGCGTTGTTTCCTTGATCGCATGTTCAGTGAGGATGATCTCGCAACAATGAAACGACTGCGCTTGGCCTTTGATCCTGATGGTCTGGCCAATCCAGGCAAGATCTTTCCGACTCCGAAGAGCTGTGGCGAATCGCAGCGGCGTTTCGTTGCGTTGCAGAGCTCCGGCCGTCGGTTACCGAACGAGGCCGTTGTTTTTTAACAGCTTTCCTCCGCCTCTTCATCCTCTTCAAGATCCCAGGCCAGATCAACCATCACAGGGGCATGGTCGCTCGGTTGCTCTCTGCCCCGTTCCTGTTTGTCGATGCTGCAGCTTCTGGCCAGTTCCTGCAGATCTCTGCTCAGATAGATGTGATCGATCCGCCAACCGCTGTCGCGGTTCCAAGCTCCACTGCGGTAATCCCACCAACTCCAGTGTCCACTTCCTGGCTCAAACAGGCGAAAGGCGTCGCCCAGATTGGAACCCAGCACTTGATGGAGAGCCTCCCGCTCTGCTTCTGAGGCCATGATTCCTCCAGTCAGTCGATCCGGGTCGTGGAGATCTCTCGCTTCCGGTCCGATGTTGAAGTCACCCACCACGCAGAGTGGTTCATCCCTGGCTTCCGCTGACCGTAGATAGCGTTCCAGGCAGCCCAACCAGTTCAGTTTGTAGCTGTACTTCTCTGAACGCAGGCTGGAACCATTCGGTACGTAGAGATTCACTACCCTGACGCCATCCACCAGAGCACTGATCACGCGCTTTTGAGCACCGAGCGCTTCAGCGTCTGCGTCACCAGGTAATTCTCCAGTCAAGCCAAGGCGCACATCCTCTAATGGCTGCCGACTGATCAGAGCGACGCCGTTGTAAGACTTCTGACCGTGGATGCTGACGTCGTATCCCCTCTCCCGGAATGGTTCCAAGGGAAAAAGAGGATTGTCGACCTTGGTTTCCTGAAGCGCGAGCACATCGATGGTGTGCCGATCCAACCAGCTGAGAACATGTCCCAGACGAGTCCGCACTGAGTTGACGTTCCAGCTGGCGATCTGCACAGAATCTGTTAACGACGGCCAATGACCCTTAGCATCGACGTCCTTAGCGGAGTCGATCCATGCCCTCTCTGTTGAAGTTCGGAGCACTGGCGGTGGCATGGTCCGCGCTGCTGGCAGCTCCCCAGCCAGGAGTCGCTCAGACCTCCCTCTCGGAGTCCAGCTCTGGTTTTGAAATGAACAGCGACCGAGACATTTTCAACACGATTCAGGGGGATAGCGATAAAGGATCGGTGCTGGATGCCACCAATCCGATGGAGCTTATGCAGCGTCTGCGTCAGGCCACATCCCTCAACGACGCCACCGCTCCTTCTGATGCGATCGATGCTGCACTCAGGGCTCTCGAGCAGCCAGATCCCGCTGCTGGGACTCTTCCCTGATCATCGGACTTGGGGTGCTCTCGTTGTTGCGCGCCGCCTCAAGTGCCCAGTTCAGTGTGATGGACGAGAGATTGTTCGTATTAAGACGTTCACCGTCTCCCAATCGTTCAGCTTGGTTTAACAGGGCTAAAGCCTGATCGCCCTTTCCTTGATCTCGATTCAATAAGGCCAAGGCTAGAAGTGGCCCAACTCGGCTTGGGTCGTCTTTGATCAACCGTTCATAGGTTGAAGTGGCTGCTTTGACGTCCCCGTCTTGCCGCTGAAGATCTGCAAGGAGCAAGCCCAATTCCAGACGCTGTTTCGGAGCGGACTGTTGGAAGAGTTGGCTCACCTGATCGAGAGCCGGTTGAACGGAACCCGTCTCA belongs to Synechococcus sp. WH 7805 and includes:
- a CDS encoding MAPEG family protein produces the protein MNLIDLLTQASVAPYAWSLVLSGGVVIVSIVPLGAARSQADYTLSDMKAPRAMFERLPAWGQRASWAHQNSFESFTLHAPAALLALLAVMQTGPLGGLAIPAALLHPLLRLVYLPAYVANVPAVRSLCWAGALLCTGILYLEGLRALIATA
- a CDS encoding YajQ family cyclic di-GMP-binding protein codes for the protein MATYSFDVVSDFDRQELVNTLDQVRRDVGQRYDLKDSKTDIELEDAAVVITTASDMTLQAVEDVLRAKATKRNLSLKIFDFQAPEAVGGNRVKQVIQLKKGLSQELAKKMSKIVRDELKKVTVAIQGESLRVTGKSKDDLQQVIQLLRSKEDELDVPLQFENYR
- a CDS encoding carbohydrate porin, which codes for MPSAIRCIGAATLFVVLGAPLKAGPFQTLLGLPNWVDFSIQFTAEPIGGIQGGLDPSASSWFQNTVVGLSVGSGFHKPETTWKELDHWQVNLELTNQAGNPNLNTELGSEFTLQTLVNPVGTWITAASVERNRGQSWWSASAGLLSMDPDFLVTPAMNAYINSTLNNTLNLLVVGLPINPLVTPGVKVAAHSESMGSFTYGYFYLDPETSIASSLGVNPEQPQVRGSVQAMQWSTNPLRSRQDLLEPIPLGNSRITVERTLPAPEAQLGGYIASTQLPTNRTGDVGSGRNRGIYGSLTWPLQLPLGMDNRLWAAGRISLDPGNNPFPSYLGGGWLSQGILSHRPRDVLALGVSRTSFSPNLSPGTTYEGVIELNYSIYLSETVQLQPVLQWVINPGGEGKVQGIWAGGVQLNLNL
- the hemL gene encoding glutamate-1-semialdehyde 2,1-aminomutase; translated protein: MTAPTLNTTRSQELFSAAQALMPGGVSSPVRAFRSVGGQPIVFDRVKGPYAWDVDGNKYIDYIGSWGPAICGHAHPEVISALQEAIEKGTSFGAPCALENTLAEMVIDAVPSVEMVRFVNSGTEACMAVLRLMRAFTGRDKVIKFEGCYHGHADMFLVKAGSGVATLGLPDSPGVPRSTTANTLTAPYNDLEAVKQLFAENPDAISGVILEPIVGNAGFIQPEPGFLEGLRELTKEHGALLVFDEVMTGFRISYGGAQAHFGVTPDLTTMGKVIGGGLPVGAYGGRREIMEMVAPAGPMYQAGTLSGNPLAMTAGIKTLELLRQPGTYEKLTTATEQLITGIKEAASAAGMPITGGSVSAMFGFFLCEGPVRNFEEAKATDAERFGKLHRAMLQRGVYLAPSAFEAGFTSLAHSDGDIEATLQAFRESFADIA
- a CDS encoding FAD-linked oxidase C-terminal domain-containing protein; protein product: MVHDWAALERDLKRFLSPKAVVSRREELLVYDCDGLTMDRHAPPLAVLPRSTEEVAAIVAACHRYSIPFVARGSGTGLSGGALVEEDALLIVTSRMRRILDVDLSNQTITVEPGVINSWVTRAVAGDGFYYAPDPSSQVVCSIGGNVAENSGGVHCLKYGVTSNHVLSMQVVLPDGQVMQLGRDLSETCAIDLRGAFIGSEGTLGIATEITLRLLPAPQEVAVLLADFPSMEAAGEAVRRITSAGVLPAGLEIMDHTCIEAVNAAFAEEEYPPNAGAVLLIELDGQALEVKEAVELARCLCREAGAGRVREAWDETERARLWRGRKSAISALGRQCPSYYLQDGVVPRTALPSVLAAIDRLSTDHGLVVANVFHAGDGNLHPLILYRASDPGVNEKVKTLGAAIMELCLEAGGSISGEHGVGSDKRCFLDRMFSEDDLATMKRLRLAFDPDGLANPGKIFPTPKSCGESQRRFVALQSSGRRLPNEAVVF
- the xth gene encoding exodeoxyribonuclease III — protein: MQIASWNVNSVRTRLGHVLSWLDRHTIDVLALQETKVDNPLFPLEPFRERGYDVSIHGQKSYNGVALISRQPLEDVRLGLTGELPGDADAEALGAQKRVISALVDGVRVVNLYVPNGSSLRSEKYSYKLNWLGCLERYLRSAEARDEPLCVVGDFNIGPEARDLHDPDRLTGGIMASEAEREALHQVLGSNLGDAFRLFEPGSGHWSWWDYRSGAWNRDSGWRIDHIYLSRDLQELARSCSIDKQERGREQPSDHAPVMVDLAWDLEEDEEAEESC
- a CDS encoding lipopolysaccharide assembly protein LapB, with amino-acid sequence MSLARFRRQPIRPSHLLMIGIGLSLLLGWVVVDEEFQPRRSLRHDEPKATSSPSSLTLIQEQVAFNPRDWRWSVLLARAQLSQGDRQAAAITLKRLQTLHPNRLEVISLNSLLSLETGSVQPALDQVSQLFQQSAPKQRLELGLLLADLQRQDGDVKAATSTYERLIKDDPSRVGPLLALALLNRDQGKGDQALALLNQAERLGDGERLNTNNLSSITLNWALEAARNNESTPSPMIREESQQRDLAAREP